In one window of Erythrolamprus reginae isolate rEryReg1 chromosome 1, rEryReg1.hap1, whole genome shotgun sequence DNA:
- the LOC139164216 gene encoding olfactory receptor 10V1-like, protein MKSENQTLNPEFNFQPFTTIPEMKWLIFWTFLILYVLCLLGNGPIVFIIYTVSSLHNPMYFFLANLAFLEIAHSSIIAPFALATLASVRKIYVSLGGCGTQLVIFTFLGGADCILLAIMAYDRCVAICRPLNYPLIMTWRMCVSLVIGTWAMSGFLSVQLCPFILTLTFCGNRMEISNFFCDLPALVKVACGNTDFQECALYILSIIYLTVPFILICISYVFIAVAIIRIPSALGRQRAFSTCSSHIMVVLIQFSCTSLIYLCPVSCLTATQVRVVSVFFTFFTPVLNPLIYSLRNKELKEAMSRSLRRIMLSQKKSDNLINKGEKTCQL, encoded by the coding sequence TGATTCTCTACGTCCTCTGCTTACTTGGGAATGGGCCCATTGTTTTCATCATTTACACTGTAAGCTCTCTCCATAACCCAATGTATTTTTTCTTGGCTAACTTGGCATTTCTTGAAATTGCCCACTCTTCTATTATTGCCCCCTTTGCTTTGGCTACCCTTGCTTCAGTGAGAAAGATCTACGTTTCTTTGGGTGGGTGTGGCACCCAGCTGGTTATTTTTACTTTCCTAGGGGGTGCAGATTGCATCCTGCTGGCAATCATGGCTTATGATCGATGTGTGGCAATATGCCGCCCACTAAACTACCCTCTCATTATGACCTGGAGAATGTGTGTGAGTCTTGTAATTGGGACATGGGCCATGAGTGGGTTCCTTAGTGTCCAGTTGTGTCCCTTTatactgactttgactttctgTGGCAATCGTATGGAAATCAGTAACTTTTTCTGTGATCTTCCTGCTCTGGTGAAAGTGGCATGTGGAAACACTGATTTCCAGGAATGTGCCCTTTATATTTTAAGTATTATTTACTTGACTGTCCCCTTCATACTAATCTGCATATCCTATGTTTTCATCGCGGTGGCCATCATACGCatcccttctgccttggggcgtcAACGAGCATTCTCTACTTGTTCCTCCCATATAATGGTGGTCCTTATTCAGTTTAGCTGTACCAGTTTAATATACCTGTGTCCTGTTTCCTGCTTGACAGCCACGCAAGTCAGAGTGGTGtctgtctttttcactttcttcaCACCCGTATTAAACCCCCTGATTTACAGCCTGAGGAACAAAGAGTTAAAAGAGGCAATGAGCAGGTCCTTGAGAAGAATCATGCTGTCTCAGAAGAAATCAGACAATCTTATCAATAAGGGAGAAAAGACATGCCAACTATAA